Proteins from one Brevibacillus humidisoli genomic window:
- a CDS encoding N-acetylmuramoyl-L-alanine amidase gives MKLIAVDDGHGMETAGKRTPPFSDGTVMRENEFNRAVIAYLDAALQRCGFLTLLVAPGDDDVPLSTRTELSNNAIRNKYNRPADLYISIHTNAFTGEWQDKARGIETYHYPDVEDGKRAAQIIHSHLLRGTNLPDRGVKTADFYVLRHTTMTAVLVECGFMDNREEAELLRSEAYRKECAEEIVTGICEYFSVEYVPEGQPAGTSIAGSAQSTVEQAQEWARNRGAAQAFIDVAPIYWRLGAEIGIRPEVAYAQAAKETAFGRFGGVVDRSFHNWCGLKTTQGGSNSDPNAHAQFPDDETGVLAHLQHLALYAGVEVSGEIVDPRHFSSIEGTARTVESLGGKWALAADYGQSIVRDYLEGLQQTKIFTPPVDNSVDKEAAEKVIGVLGALWTASADKRRQAGAGCGTLCC, from the coding sequence ATGAAGTTGATCGCAGTAGATGATGGCCATGGAATGGAGACTGCCGGAAAAAGAACACCTCCATTTTCCGACGGAACAGTCATGAGAGAAAACGAATTCAACCGGGCCGTTATTGCCTACCTGGATGCCGCACTTCAACGGTGCGGCTTTCTTACGCTTCTGGTGGCGCCTGGTGACGATGACGTACCACTGAGCACTCGTACCGAGCTGTCTAACAATGCTATCCGAAACAAGTACAACCGGCCGGCAGACCTGTATATCAGCATCCACACGAATGCCTTCACAGGCGAGTGGCAGGACAAAGCGCGGGGGATTGAGACGTACCATTACCCCGATGTGGAGGACGGAAAACGAGCGGCACAGATCATCCACAGCCATCTGCTGCGGGGAACCAATCTGCCTGACCGAGGCGTGAAGACTGCCGACTTCTACGTTCTGCGCCATACTACCATGACAGCAGTGCTCGTAGAGTGCGGATTCATGGACAATCGGGAGGAGGCGGAGCTGTTGCGGTCCGAAGCATATCGAAAAGAATGTGCCGAGGAGATCGTTACAGGGATATGCGAATACTTTAGCGTTGAATACGTGCCGGAGGGTCAACCTGCAGGTACGTCCATAGCTGGATCGGCTCAATCCACAGTAGAACAAGCGCAAGAGTGGGCGCGGAACCGTGGGGCAGCTCAAGCCTTCATTGACGTAGCTCCAATCTACTGGCGACTTGGGGCGGAGATCGGCATCCGGCCAGAAGTAGCGTATGCGCAAGCGGCCAAGGAGACGGCGTTCGGCAGATTCGGCGGAGTGGTTGATCGTTCGTTCCACAACTGGTGTGGACTGAAAACCACTCAGGGCGGCAGCAACAGCGATCCGAACGCACACGCTCAGTTCCCCGATGATGAAACCGGTGTGCTGGCTCATCTGCAGCATCTGGCCTTGTATGCTGGCGTGGAAGTGAGCGGAGAGATCGTAGACCCTCGGCACTTCTCTTCTATCGAGGGAACGGCACGGACAGTGGAATCTCTCGGCGGGAAGTGGGCACTGGCTGCAGACTATGGGCAGTCGATTGTGCGGGACTACCTAGAGGGACTGCAGCAGACAAAGATATTCACACCTCCTGTTGATAACTCTGTGGATAAAGAAGCTGCGGAGAAAGTCATTGGTGTCCTGGGAGCGCTCTGGACGGCTAGCGCCGACAAGCGCCGACAAGCGGGTGCAGGATGCGGCACGTTATGCTGCTAA
- a CDS encoding BhlA/UviB family holin-like peptide, giving the protein MEQTLWNTLLQQGPFAALFVWLLFYVMKTSKEREMRLQELLNKFSDKYDVVITELREVNSELREVKEKVGK; this is encoded by the coding sequence ATGGAACAGACACTATGGAATACGTTGCTGCAGCAGGGGCCGTTCGCGGCCCTTTTTGTATGGCTGCTATTTTATGTCATGAAGACGAGCAAAGAACGAGAGATGCGCCTGCAGGAGTTGCTCAACAAGTTCAGTGACAAGTATGACGTGGTGATTACGGAACTGCGCGAAGTGAACTCAGAGCTGCGAGAAGTCAAAGAAAAGGTGGGGAAGTAA